From a region of the Butyrivibrio sp. AE3004 genome:
- the thiC gene encoding phosphomethylpyrimidine synthase ThiC gives MRNYATQMEAARKGIITPEMEKVAREEYRTAEEIRDLVAKGQVAICANKNHKCLQAKGVGSMLKTKINVNLGVSRDCKDYNIEMEKVMAAVNMGADAIMDLSSHGNTQPFRQKLVNECPVMLGTVPVYDSVIHYQRDLSELTAKDFIDVVRLHAKDGVDFVTLHCGITRKTIDQIKKHKRKMNIVSRGGSLVFAWMSMTGEENPFYEYYDEILDICREYDVTVSLGDACRPGCLADASDVCQIEELVRLGELTKRAWEKDVQVMVEGPGHMPMDQIEANMKMQQTICMGAPFYVLGPLVTDIAPGYDHITSAIGGAIAGAAGAAFLCYVTPAEHLALPNVSDVKQGIIASRIAAHAADIAKKIPHAMDIDNQMADARKEFDWEKQWECAIDPETAKSIRDDRSPEFDDTCSMCGKFCAVRSMNKALAGEHIDIL, from the coding sequence ATGAGAAACTACGCAACACAGATGGAAGCTGCCAGAAAAGGAATAATAACTCCCGAAATGGAGAAGGTTGCAAGGGAAGAATACAGAACGGCTGAGGAAATAAGAGACCTTGTAGCAAAAGGACAGGTGGCAATCTGTGCCAACAAAAATCACAAGTGTCTTCAGGCAAAGGGTGTAGGCTCAATGCTTAAGACAAAGATAAATGTAAATCTTGGAGTTTCAAGAGACTGCAAGGACTACAATATAGAAATGGAAAAAGTGATGGCAGCTGTAAATATGGGCGCTGATGCGATCATGGATTTATCTTCCCACGGAAATACTCAGCCTTTTAGACAAAAACTGGTAAATGAATGTCCGGTAATGCTCGGAACAGTTCCTGTATATGATAGTGTTATTCATTATCAAAGAGACCTGTCAGAGCTTACGGCAAAGGATTTTATAGATGTTGTAAGACTTCATGCAAAGGACGGAGTTGACTTTGTGACTCTTCACTGTGGAATTACCAGAAAAACCATAGATCAGATAAAGAAACACAAGAGAAAAATGAATATCGTTTCAAGAGGCGGTTCACTTGTGTTTGCATGGATGAGCATGACAGGTGAAGAGAATCCTTTTTACGAATATTATGACGAAATTCTTGATATCTGCAGAGAATATGATGTTACGGTTTCGCTTGGTGATGCATGCAGACCCGGATGCCTTGCGGATGCCAGTGATGTATGTCAGATAGAAGAGCTTGTAAGGCTGGGTGAACTCACAAAAAGAGCCTGGGAGAAGGATGTTCAGGTAATGGTTGAAGGTCCCGGACACATGCCTATGGATCAGATTGAGGCAAATATGAAGATGCAGCAGACTATATGCATGGGCGCACCTTTTTATGTACTTGGCCCTCTTGTTACGGATATTGCACCGGGATACGATCACATCACATCTGCAATAGGTGGTGCAATTGCAGGAGCTGCGGGTGCAGCTTTCCTTTGTTATGTTACACCTGCAGAGCATCTTGCTCTTCCAAATGTCAGTGACGTTAAGCAGGGAATAATTGCCTCAAGAATTGCGGCTCACGCAGCTGATATTGCAAAGAAAATTCCTCATGCGATGGATATCGATAATCAGATGGCGGATGCAAGAAAAGAATTTGATTGGGAGAAGCAGTGGGAATGCGCTATTGACCCGGAAACAGCAAAATCAATCCGGGATGACAGATCACCCGAATTTGATGATACCTGCTCAATGTGCGGTAAATTCTGTGCTGTTCGCAGTATGAATAAAGCCCTTGCGGGAGAGCATATAGATATTTTATAA